The following coding sequences are from one Lolium rigidum isolate FL_2022 chromosome 6, APGP_CSIRO_Lrig_0.1, whole genome shotgun sequence window:
- the LOC124660173 gene encoding myosin-17-like: protein MGTPANIIVGSHVWVEDPTLAWIDGEVISIRNNEVHVQTSNGKKVTTDRSKVFPKDMEAPPGGVDDMTRLSYLHEPGVLQNLATRYELNEIYTYTGSILIAINPFQRLPHLYDTHMMEQYKGADFGELSPHVFAIADVAYREMINEGKNNSILVSGESGAGKTETTKMLMRYLAHLGGRSGVEGRTVEQQVLESNPVLEAFGNAKTVRNNNSSRFGKFVEIQFDKTGRISGAAIRTYLLERSRVCQINAPERNYHCFYFLCAAPPEDTQRYKLADARSFHYLNQSSCIEVEGINDAEEYLATRRAMDIVGINEEEQEAIFRVVAAVLHIGNINFAKGTEVDSSVIKDDNSRFHLNTAAELLECDCNNLEKALITRVIVTPEEIITRTLDPESALASRDALAKTVYSRLFDWIVEKINVSIGQDPNSKQLIGVLDIYGFESFKINSFEQLCINYTNEKLQQHFNQHVFKMEQEEYTREEINWSYIEFVDNQDVLDLIEKKGGLIALLDEACMFPRSTHETFAQKLYTTFKNNKRFVKPKLSRTDFTVVHYAGDVTYQADHFLDKNKDYVVAEHQDLLNASSCPFVAGLFPSLPEESSKSSKFSSIGSRFKLQLQSLMETLSSTEPHYIRCVKPNNLLKPAIFENTNVIQQLRCGGVLEAIRISCAGYPTRKTFYEFVNRFGVLGPELLEGSNDDKIACQKILEKMRLENYQIGKTKVFLRAGQMADLDARRTEVLGKAARIIQRLMRTYIARKQFVLVKRSATRLQSFVRGTLVRNLYECMRREAAAVKIQKNVRRHKARESYLLLQSAAVTLQTGLRAMSARKEFRFRKETKAAVHIQARWRCHRDYSHYRNLQGAALTYQCAWRQRIARRELRNLKMAARETGALKEAKDKLEKRVEELTWRLGLEKRLRTDLDEAKAQEIAKLQETVRDIQLQVDEAKAMVVKEREAARKAIEEAPPVIKETPVLIEDTEKINSLTAEVDELKALLQTERQATETAKKEHAEAERRNEELMKKFEAAEKKIEQLQDTAQRLEEKATNMESENKVLRQQAVAISPTAKALAAYPKSPFQLRTPENGNAPNVEVKSSPDVTPIPLSLKELEAEEKPQKSLNEKQQENQDLLIKCVSQDLGFSSGRAIAACVIYRCLLHWRSFEVERTGVFDRIIQTIGTAIEVQDNNDKLAYWLSNSSTLLLLLQRTLKTTGAAGLTPQRRRSTAASFGRVFSGIRASPQSAARPFLGSRLIGGLGDLRQVEAKYPALLFKQQLTAFLEKIYGMIRDNLKKEISPLLGLCIQAPRTSRASLIKGSRSQANALAQQTLIAHWQSIVKILTNYLNILKANYVPSFLISKVFTQIFSFINVQLFNSLLLRRECCSFSNGEYVKAGLAELEQWCIYATEEYAGSSWEELKHIRQAVGFLVIHQKPKKTLKEITNDLCPVLSIQQLYRISTMYWDDKYGTHTVSSEVISSMRIMMTEDSNNAVSSSFLLDDDSSIPFSVDDISKSMTEIEVTDVDMPPLIRENSGFTFLHQRKD from the exons ATG GGAACTCCGGCTAACATCATTGTGGGTTCTCATGTTTGGGTAGAGGACCCAACTCTAGCATGGATAGATGGCGAGGTTATCAGCATAAGAAATAACGAAGTTCATGTGCAGACATCAAATGGGAAAAAG GTTACTACGGACAGATCAAAAGTTTTCCCCAAGGATATGGAAGCTCCACCAGGAGGAGTGGACGATATGACAAGATTATCATACTTACACGAGCCTGGTGTTCTACAGAATCTTGCTACGCGTTATGAACTGAACGAAATATAC ACTTACACTGGTAGCATTTTGATTGCGATAAACCCATTCCAAAGATTGCCACATCTTTATGATACCCACATGATGGAACAATACAAGGGTGCAGATTTTGGGGAACTGAGTCCTCATGTCTTTGCCATTGCAGACGTTGCTTATAG GGAAATGATAAATGAAGGGAAAAACAATTCTATATTGGTCAGTGGTGAAAGTGGTGCTGGCAAGACTGAAACAACGAAGATGCTTATGAGATACCTAGCGCATTTAGGTGGACGATCTGGAGTAGAAGGGCGAACTGTAGAGCAACAAGTTCTAGAG TCAAACCCAGTTCTTGAAGCTTTTGGTAATGCAAAAACTGTGAGGAACAATAACTCAAG TCGCTTTGGCAAGTTTGTGGAGATTCAGTTCGACAAGACTGGACGAATCTCGGGAGCTGCTATCAGAACTTACTTGCTGGAAAGATCCCGTGTATGCCAAATAAATGCTCCggaaagaaattatcattgtttttattttctcTGTGCTGCACCACCTGAG GACACTCAGAGGTATAAGTTGGCTGATGCTAGATCTTTTCATTACCTCAACCAGTCAAGCTGTATTGAGGTTGAAGGAATTAATGATGCAGAAGAGTATTTGGCAACAAGGAGGGCCATGGACATAGTTGGAATCAATGAGGAAGAACAG GAAGCTATATTCAGGGTTGTAGCAGCTGTACTTCATATTGGAAATATAAATTTTGCCAAGGGAACAGAAGTCGATTCATCTGTGATTAAGGATGATAACTCCAGGTTTCACCTTAACACTGCGGCAGAGTTATTGGA GTGTGATTGCAATAATTTGGAGAAGGCACTGATTACACGAGTAATAGTTACCCCTGAAGAAATTATTACTAGAACACTTGATCCCGAGTCTGCACTTGCAAGCAGAGATGCATTAGCGAAAACAGTATACTCCCGATTGTTTGATTG GATCGTGGAAAAAATTAATGTCTCCATCGGACAGGACCCAAACTCTAAACAGTTGATTGGAGTTCTTGATATCTATGGGTTTGAGAGTTTCAAAATTAACAG TTTTGAACAGTTATGCATCAATTATACAAACGAAAAGCTGCAGCAACATTTTAACCAG CATGTATTCAAAATGGAGCAAGAGGAATATACCAGGGAGGAGATAAACTGGAGTTACATAGAGTTTGTTGACAATCAAGATGTCTTAGACTTGATTGAGAAG AAAGGCGGATTGATTGCACTTCTGGATGAAGCATG TATGTTTCCAAGATCAACACATGAGACATTTGCGCAGAAACTGTATACAACATTTAAGAATAATAAGCGATTTGTCAAACCAAAGCTTTCACGTACGGACTTTACAGTCGTCCATTATGCCGGTGAT GTGACATACCAGGCTGATCATTTCTTAGACAAGAACAAAGATTATGTAGTGGCTGAACATCAGGATTTGTTGAATGCTTCTTCATGCCCTTTCGTAGCTGGTTTATTCCCTTCACTCCCTGAAGAGTCATCGAAGTCTTCAAAATTTTCATCTATTGGTTCACGTTTTAAG CTGCAACTTCAATCTCTCATGGAGACCTTGAGCTCTACTGAACCCCATTATATTAGATGCGTGAAGCCCAATAATCTCCTCAAGCCAGCCATTTTTGAGAACACAAATGTGATACAGCAACTACGATGTGGA GGTGTTCTTGAAGCTATCAGGATAAGCTGTGCTGGATACCCTACAAGAAAAACATTCTATGAATTTGTTAATCGCTTTGGTGTTCTTGGCCCTGAACTTCTAGAAGGAAG CAATGATGATAAGATTGCATGCCAAAAGATTCTGGAAAAAATGAGGCTGGAGAACTACCAG ATAGGGAAAACAAAGGTGTTTCTGAGAGCTGGACAGATGGCTGATCTGGATGCACGAAGGACAGAAGTGTTAGGAAAAGCAGCAAGAATTATACAGAGATTAATGCGTACATATATTGCACGGAAACAGTTTGTTTTGGTTAAACGATCAGCAACACGTCTACAATCTTTCGTTAGAG GGACGTTGGTTCGTAATTTGTACGAGTGCATGAGGCGAGAAGCAGCAGCAGTGAAAATACAAAAGAATGTGCGTCGTCACAAAGCACGCGAATCTTATTTACTACTGCAATCAGCTGCAGTCACGCTGCAGACAGGCTTAAGGGCCATGTCTGCTCGCAAAGAATTCAGATTCAGAAAGGAAACTAAAGCAGCTGTCCATATCCAA GCTCGATGGCGTTGCCACAGAGACTATTCACATTATAGGAATCTGCAGGGAGCAGCTCTTACATACCAGTGTGCCTGGAGACAAAGGATTGCAAGAAGAGAGCTCAGAAATCTCAAGATG GCTGCGAGAGAAACAGGGGCCCTTAAAGAGGCCAAGGATAAGCTTGAGAAGCGTGTTGAAGAGTTAACATGGCGCTTGGGACTAGAGAAGCGATTAAGG ACTGACCTTGACGAAGCAAAAGCTCAGGAAATTGCTAAGCTGCAAGAAACAGTGCGTGATATACAGCTGCAAGTTGACGAAGCAAAGGCCATGGTAGTTAAGGAAAGGGAGGCAGCCAGAAAGGCAATTGAAGAAGCACCTCCAGTAATCAAAGAGACTCCTGTATTGATCGAAGACACTGAAAAAATTAACTCTCTAACAGCTGAAGTTGATGAACTGAAG GCTTTGCTCCAAACTGAAAGGCAAGCGACGGagactgcaaagaaagaacatgcTGAAGCTGAACGGAGAAATGAAGAACTAATGAAGAAATTCGAAGCCGCTGAGAAAAAGATCGAGCAACTTCAAGATACTGCCCAGAG GCTGGAAGAGAAAGCAACTAACATGGAGTCTGAGAACAAGGTGCTTCGTCAGCAGGCTGTTGCAATTTCTCCTACTGCAAAAGCATTAGCTGCATATCCTAAGTCTCCTTTCCAA CTGAGAACTCCGGAGAATGGGAATGCTCCAAATGTGGAGGTGAAATCATCACCA GATGTAACCCCCATCCCACTGAGTCTCAAAGAGCTGGAAGCTGAAGAGAAGCCTCAAAAATCACTTAACGAGAAGCAACAG GAAAACCAGGACCTACTAATCAAGTGTGTATCACAAGATCTGGGATTCTCCAGTGGTAGGGCTATTGCAGCTTGCGTTATATACAGGTGCCTTCTGCACTGGAGATCATTTGAAGTTGAAAGAACTGGTGTTTTTGACCGTATTATTCAAACAATTGGCACTGCTATAGAG GTCCAGGACAATAACGACAAGTTAGCATATTGGCTCTCCAATTCATCCACATTACTGCTGCTATTACAACGGACACTGAAAACAACTGGAGCAGCTGGACTCACTCCTCAGAGGCGAAGGTCAACTGCTGCATCATTTGGGAGGGTTTTTTCG GGAATTCGAGCTTCACCACAAAGTGCTGCGCGGCCTTTTCTTGGTAGTCGTTTGATTGGAGGACTAGGTGATCTCCGTCAAGTTGAAGCCAAGTATCCTGCTCTGCTTTTCAAGCAGCAGCTTACGGCCTTCCTTGAGAAGATCTATGGAATGATTAGAGATAATCTGAAGAAAGAAATATCTCCATTGCTCGGTCTTTGCATCCAG GCACCAAGAACATCTCGTGCAAGTCTGATAAAAGGATCTCGTTCCCAAGCCAATGCCTTGGCCCAACAAACTCTGATCGCACATTGGCAGAGTATTGTGAAAATATTAACAAACTACCTGAATATTCTGAAAGCCAATTAT GTCCCTTCGTTCTTAATCAGCAAGGTGTTCACACAGATATTTTCGTTTATTAATGTTCAGTTGTTCAATAG TCTGCTTCTCCGGCGTGAGTGCTGTTCATTTAGCAACGGAGAATATGTCAAAGCTGGATTGGCTGAGTTAGAGCAGTGGTGCATTTATGCCACCGAAGAG TATGCAGGTTCTTCCTGGGAAGAATTGAAGCATATTAGGCAGGCTGTTGGATTCCTT GTAATTCATCAAAAGCCAAAGAAAACATTGAAAGAAATCACCAACGATTTGTGCCCT GTCCTCAGCATACAGCAGCTATATCGAATTAGTACAATGTATTGGGATGACAAGTATGGCACCCACACAGTTTCGTCAGAG GTCATCTCAAGTATGAGAATAATGATGACAGAAGACTCAAACAATGCAGTGAGCAGTTctttcttgttggatgatgattcAAG CATTCCATTTTCGGTGGATGACATCTCAAAGTCAATGACAGAAATCGAGGTAACGGATGTTGATATGCCACCATTGATACGGGAGAACTCTGGCTTTACCTTCCTACACCAAAGAAAGGATTAA